The window CCCGCAACCGAATCGCTGAAGGCCTTGCACGACCTCGTTCAGGCCGCCATGCCCTTCGAGGATCGTCATCTCTTCGAGTTCCGCGTCGAGGGCAAGCGTTACGCCATCCCCGATCCCGAATGGGACAGCCCCGGCGACAAGACCCATTCGGCCAAGACAGCCAGGATCGGCCAATTCGCCGAGCGTGGCCTGCGCGAACTCACCTACACCTACGACTTCGGCGACGATTGGCGCTTCACCATCAAGGTCGAGGTCGTCGAGGACGCGGACCCCACGCTCGAATACCCGCGCTTCGTCGACGGAATGGGCCGCGCACCGCCGGAGGACGTCGGCGGCCTGCCTGGCTTCGAGATGTTCCTCGAAGCCCTCGCGGATCCCAAACACGAAAGCCACGCGGAACTGTTGGAATGGCATGGCGGCCCGTTCGACCCCGACGACATCCGCCGTGACGAAATCCTGAAGCGCGTCCAAAAGCTCGCTCGCCGCCGAACCCTCGGCAAGGCTGGCTTCGCCAAAAGCCGAAACGCGATCCAGTAAAGTTGACGCACCTGCGGCCCACACCGGATGCTTACGTTTAGAGGGCTATGGCGTAGACGTAGTGCTCATCCGGGTCTGGCGCGGCCCGCCAAAACCCATTGGAATCATTAGATGAATTGTCTTTTAAGACGATCGCAACCCGGTTTGCAACCCGGTTTCCATGGCGGATTGCAGCGAACCGATGCGGCAGAACGAGGAGTTCTTGCGCTAAAAAGATACCGATTTGCGGCTGGGCCGTCCGATAAAGACCGATGAACCACCATCATGAGGTTTCCATGGCAGGTCGTTATGTGAATTGGCCGCCTCCGACCGAGGCGCTGATGCCGCTCATAAAGGAAATGGCGCGCATCAGCGCGCAGACGGCCCATCAGATGGGTATCGAGTTCGACATGGATGAGCGCCGCTCCTCGATCTCACGTAAGCTATTGTGCCTGCGCGAATGCCATTTCCGCCCCCTTCCTGCGATCGAATGTGCGCTTTCCCATCATGCCATGCGCGTTGCCATCGCCATCGACGATCATCACCGCGACAAACCATTTGCCGTCCAACCGACCGTAAATCCTCACCCGATCCAATTCGAGATCATCGTCGCGGATATTCTCATATGCGCCGATCCAGCGCTCCTGAATGCGCGCATCCCAGTGAAAATCCGTCTCCTCGGCCTCAAGAAACCGATGCGCCAATGCCTCTCCCGCGCCGCGTCCAAACTCCAGTTCCAGTCCCGAAATCAGCGCCGCCATCACGCGATCCGACGCTGTTCCGATGCTCTGAATCATGCTCATGAGAACCTCCTTCGCTTGCTCCCTCACATCGAGGGTGAAGCCTCAAGGACGGGCGGCGGAGCGCCTGTCAGGGCCGCTGAAGGCAAAGCCGGAAGCGCCGCGAAGCGGCGGCGGACGAACCGATTTTGTTGCGCTGAAAACAAACAAACTCGCGTGCGCAGCACGCTCCGGTTCGCGGCAAAATTGGAGGGGCCGCCGGCCTTGATAGGTGTTCCGGCGGCCGTCATGCTGGGCCTTGCCGAGACGAGCCCCACCCACGCCCGAGGCTATTCGCCCCCCTTGCGGATCGCGAACAACGACGCTGACGGGGGTGCCGAGCCTTGTTCAATTCGAACGATTTCGTCATCGTCGCTCATCTGGTCTTCCTGTGTGGCGCCGCGACACGCGGCGCTGGGCAGGCAGGGTCTGGCGGAGCGGCCGGTGCGGCGGGACTATCGCAATCCGCGTTCGCCGATTTCGATAGGGCGGGACCGCACGCCGGGGCGTGCGGTCCCGGGTGCGCGATCAGTCGCCGTTCCGGCGGCTCTGGCGCGACCAGATCAGGCTGTGCGCCTTGCCATCGGCATCCTCGAAGAGGTTCGCGTAGATCGGTGCGATAAAGCTCGGGTCGTCGAACTTCAGGCCGAGATCGACCCGACCTTCGCTCGACGTTTTGGTCCAGCCGGCGCCGATTTCGGCGCGACCCACCATGATGCGGTGCGTGGGGGCATTGTCGCTCGAACGGGTCTCCTCGGGAATGATCCGGACGTTCTTCGCCTGGACGGAAAGCGTGACGATCTCGCCGATAAATGAGCCGTCGGTGTTCTTGGTGAATGTGCCGATGCTTGCCATTTTGCGTCTCCAGATGTTCGAACCCGCGACCACCGCGGCCTCGATGGCGTGGATGAGGACGGGACGAACGCGCGCGCAGGCGCAGCCCCGCAGCGGTAGCGAAGGACGGCGGAGGCGGGATTTTCTTGGTGCGCGAGGAATGGTGCTTCAGCGCCAGGGGAAGAAAATATCGGCGCAGGCGTTGCGCGTATGAGCGTTCGAGGCACAGCCGTTCTCGGCCAGACCGCCAATCGCGAGAGGCCGTGTGCCGCGCGATCGACTTGGTGATCATGGCGGGCAGATCAGGCCGCAATCACCCAGCGAACCACAGCAATTTGAGGTAAAGACTGTGTCCGCTCGACCGAACTGCGTGACAAGGAATCAGGATGCCACGAAAGCCTAACGCGGAGACGACGTCACGAGAGGGGAGCACGCTGCGAACGCGGTCGGCCAAACCCTTCAACGCGATCGATGCAGGTCACGTCATCGCGCGTGTGGCGGAGACGCTCGACTGGAAGATTGACGATATTCCGCGCTTCCTGAAAGCGGCCGAGCATGTCGAATATGGGCTGTCCGCCGAGGTAGAACTGGCCGCGATCTTACGCTGGTTCGGCCCGTGCCGGATGGTTCACCGGCTTAGTGAAGATGATTTCGTTGCTGATCCCAAGGCCCAGCAAATCCCCGATCTTCTCGCCGTTTTTGAGTCGGGCGACGAGCGGGTGGTGGCCCTGATCGAAGTGAAGACGACCCAGGAGCCCCATCTTCGCCTGAAGCTTGATTATCGCGAACGCTTGGCGGCTTATGCCAGGACCATCGGGCATCCGCTGCTGATTGGCTGGCGCTGCCGCGCGCTCGATATGTGGCTGTTGTTCGACCCGTTTGCCACCGGCGTTGTCGAGGATGATGGTGTCGAATACTCGCTCGAAGACGTCATCAAGGCGGATCTGATGAGCCTGATCGGTGGAGACTTTTATCTGGTCCCGGTCGCCGGTGCCGGATTGCGGTTCGAGATGGAGCGAACCGGTGAGAAGCAGCTGACGAAGGATGGCTACGCCGCCGAGTTCACCATGCGCCGGGCCTATTTTCATGACGGCGCCGGCAATGCCGAAACCAAGTTACCGGCTGCGATGCAGTGGACGGTGCTGGCAGCCATGGAAAGCAATTCGCAGGTCGATGAAGATCGCGCGGTGCAATCGTTCACGAGCACCGGGAGCATGACCCGCGCTCAGAATATCCTCCGGGCGGCGCTCAGTTTTCGGGTTGGCACCGACGAGCGCATCCATTGGAAAGGCGTTGCCCGCGATCTTGATGCCGTTGTTCGGTGCGAGGACATACTGCGGGAGAGCCGCAGTCGTTTCGGAAGCTATGTGCAGTATATCTTTCTGCAACAGCCCGTGCCGATACCGGACTTCCTGCCGAAAGCGTGGCGTTCGAAGAGCGCTCCGGATTGATCGCCTGCCGCCGGGAGGGCGGCATTGGCGCGGTTTGATTGCTGATCCACCGATAGGTGGCCGACCGATCAGCAAATGGGATTGGAGCGTGGGATGAAGCTGGATTTCTCGATCAAGGAGGACTTTCCGATCGTCATCTCGACGATCGTCGCCGCCGTGGGCGTCGTTGCGGGGCTGAAGTTCGATCCGACGACTGGCGTCGTGATGACCGCTGGGGGCGTGATTTTCAGCGCGTTGATAGGCTATTTCAAAGCCAAGCGAGCGGAGGCCAGCCGCCGAGGAGCCCGGCGCGCGCCGCCATTTGCTCGGCAACATGCACCGCGAGCGCCTCGTTCTGCGCTGGCAGCAAGGCGTCGGCCGCCGGCAATCCTCCACCGGTCGGCCAGAGCAATTCGGAAGGGCAGCGCCCTTCGACATTGCCAAGATTGGGGCGGTGCTGGACATAGCCGATGAGCGCGGCGAGTTCGGGATCGAAGGTCCGCGCGACGTCGGGCGGATAGACCAGCCATTGATTTTCGAACGGCTTGAGCCAGCCAAGACAATAGCTGACGATGATGCCACGGCGGGCCTGGCGGGTCCGGTTTTCGCCGCCTCCGTGCAAGGTGCTACCGAGAAACAGCAGCGCGTCGCCGGGGTCCAGCGCCGGCACGACGGTATCGATCTCGGTGCCATGAACCGAACGATCGCGGTGACTGCCGGGCCAGAGCCGGGTCGCGCCATTGTCGGGTGAGAACGGCACCAGCGGCCACATCACATTGACGAGATATTCGACCGCGCCTTTGGGTCCGCCCCACATATCCTCGTCGCGGTGCGGATATTGCGCGAGCGCGCCAGGATGAATCTCGATCGCCTGGGTCAGATTGAGCGCAACGCGATCGCACCAGGGTAAAAGCACCTGCTCCGCGAGCGCCAGTACATCCGGATGCTGGACGAGCGCCTCGGCTTGGCGCGAGCGCAGGAGCAATCCACCCAGGCGTTTGGTGGCCCGGCCATAAAAGTCGCCGTCGCAATAAGGCGTGGTCGCGAACTGCGCGTCGAGATCGCGGTCGAGTGCCGTCATGGTCTCGACCGGTGCAATCCCGCGCAGAATGCAGAAGCCGCGCTTCAAAAGCTCGGCGGCTGGCTGTTCCTCATCGATCATCGGATTGCTCCTCACGCCGCGTCGGCGAGCGAAACCGGCGATGCTGCAATGCCGTTGCCCGCCCAGCACGATCAGCCATGCCCCGAGGCCCAGCATCGCCAGTCCGAACAGCCCGGCCAGGGTCTGGATGGCCAGCAGCGCGATCCGCCATCCTCCCGCAGCGTTCCTGCGCAGGGTCATGCCGCCACGGTTTCCGGCAGCCCGATCAGCGTCGAGGCGCGGCCGAGAGCATTGCGGTGTTCGGCAAGCCACGCATCGGCTCGCTCGCGGCCCAGTATGCGCAGCGCCTCGATCCGTGAGCCGCGCGTGTCCAGTTTGCTCGCCGCTCCGAGCATGCACAGTTCGGGCGATGCTTCCATCAGGTGCAGGCCGGTTTCTGCCAGCGCCCTTATCCGGGGCGACGACGCGGTATCGCCGATAACTTCCTTGATACCGGTCAGCGCCTTCAGGTCTCGCAGCAGGCAGGCGTTGAAGCTGATGTCGTTCATCCGCCCTATGGTGCCGGCCAGCGACGACGATATGTTCTCGTTCGCGAAGGGGGTTATCTGGATGATGAGCACGTCGGTCGCGCCATGTCCGTCGAAGATCAGCGGTTCCAGCGCCGGATTGGCGGAAAAGCCGCCGTCCCAGTAATCCTGCCCGTCGATCTCCACCGCGGCGAACAGGTCGGGCAGGCAGGCGGACGCCATGATCGCGTGCAGCGTGACGTCGGCTCCCGTGAACAGCCGCGCCGCGCCGGTGGCGACCCTGGTGGCCGAGATATGCAGCGGCACCGCATTCGGGCGCGTCAGCGCGTCCAGATCGATGCTGGACGCAACGATGCGCCGCAGCGCGCTCATGTCCCGGACATGCGGCATGAAGGGCGCGAAATAGCGGCCGAACAGCTTGCCCATCTCCAGCGACCGCCGCATCACGGGCTCGAACAGCGGCCCGGCCCAGTCGTGGAGGTCGAACGCCTGGAGAGGGGAGCCGCGCGACACCGCACGCCACAAGCGCTCCAATCCGTCCAGTGCGCCCTCGGTGCCGCCGGTGGCGAGCTGAGGTGGCCCCTCAAATGACCTGACAGGGCCTCGCTCTTGGATAAGAGTGAGGCATATGACTGACGGTACGACCAGGCGTTACAATGACGGCGAGGTCCTCTCCGGTGTCCAGCGCCGGAAAGGTGGACACCGGAGGAGAAGGTCCGGATCGTCGAGGAGACGTATCTTCCGGGAATGAGCGTGTCGCTCGTCGCCCGCCAGCACGGCATCAGCGGCAGCCAGGTCTTCACCTGGCGGCGCCTGATGAACCAGGGGGCGCTGACCGCCGCGGCAGCCGGCGAGGAGGTGGTGCCAGCGTCCGAGTACCGGGCGCTGGAGGCGCAGGTGCGCGAACTGCAGCGGCTGCTCGGCAAGAAGGCCATGGAGAACGAGCTGCTGCGTGAGGCCGTGTCCCGGGCCGCAGGCCCAAAAAATGTATGGTCCGCCCCCGTCTGGCAAGCGTGAGATGCGGTTGGCAGCACAGTCTGCGTAAATGTATCCGGCCTGTTTGTGGGGCATCTCGGCCCCTGGCCATGATGGGATACGCGCCACGGTCGTCCTTTCAAACTGCTCCAGCCTTTTGACGGCTGCATTTTTGGTCAGGCTTCGACCGTGTCACCATCGACTGCTTGCCATCACTCCTCTGCTTGCAGACCTCTTTGCGCGGGTGCTCGGTTCAGGCGGCGATCGGCACGGGTGGCCGATACTGCTCCTGCCGGGCGAGCACCGCCCAACTGATGCGTACGATCTTGTTCGCCAGCGCGACGACCGCGACGTTCTTGTGCGTTCGCATCTCGAGCTGGTCGAGCCACGGGCCGAGTCCCTGCTCGCGTTTCATGTGCATACTCGCTGACCGAGCGCCGTGGATGAACAGGCGGCGCAGGTGACTGTTGCCGCGCTTGGACATGCCGAGCAGCGTCGACTTACCGCCGGTGGAATGCTGACGCGGGACGAGGCCGAGCCAGGCGGCGAGGTCGCGGCCGCGCTTGAAGCCGGTGCCATCGGCTACGGCTGCGACGAGTGCCGTGGCGACGAGCGGTCCGACGCCAGGGATGGCCAGCAGCCGTCGACAACCCTCGTCCGCGGCGGCAATCGCTTCGATCTCCTTGGTCACGGTGCCGATGTCGGTTTCGAGTCTCCGCCATTCGTCCCAGAGCTGCTGCAGGATCATGCGCATCCGCAGCGACAGCGTAGAGCGCTCGTCGGTGAACAGCGCTGGCATCTCGCGCGCCATGTGACGCCGCCCTGCGTGAAACACGATACCGCGCTCCAGTAGGAAGGCGCGGATCTGGTTGATGACTGCTGTCCTGCGGCTCACCAACCGCTCGCGCACGCGGTGCAGTGCCTGCAGGTCGAGCTGCTCGACTGACTTCGCGGGCACGAACCGCATCGTCGGCCGCTGCACCGCCTCGGCATCGAGATAGTCGTTCTTGTTGGATTTGAGGAACGGCTTGACGAACTGAGGCGCCATCAGCCGGACGTTATGGTCGAGCGCCGTCAGCTCACGCGCGAGGTGGTGGGCACCGCAACACGCCTCCATTCCGACCAGGCAGCGGGGCAGCGCATCCATGTGCCGCATCAGCTGCGCACGGCTGACCTTCTTTTTCCACTGGATCGCACCCGTAGCATCCAGCGCCACCAGGTGGAATGACATCTTGCCAATGTCGATGCCGATTACCGCTACCTCTGTCATGACGGTCCTCCTCGGTAAAGGCGGCCAGGATGCTCCTGACTGCGTCCCTCCGTAAGGGGGCGGACCATCCCACAACAGCTCTTGCGCTCGACCTCGCTGCCCGGGGACATTCTATGAGCGCGGTAGCCGATGCGCTCGGCGTCGCCCGCCCGCATCTGTCTGCGATGCGCAACCGACCACCGCCACGACCGCGCGGACGGCCACCATTGCCGGATGCCGACTTGGTCGCCGACATCCGGGCGCTTGTCGCCGATCTGCCCACCTACGGTTATCGCCGCGTCCATGCCCTGCTGCGCCGCCAAGCCGAGCAGACCGGTCGCGCTGCTCCCAATCCCAAGCGCGTCTACCGCGTCATGAAGGTGCATGGACTGCTGCTCCAAAGAGGGGGCGGACGGCACGAGGAGCGCCGTCACGACGGCCGTGTCGCCGTCGACCAGCGCAACACTCGCTGGTGCTCAGACGGGCTGGAGATCGCCTGTGACAACGGCGAGAAGGTGCGCGTCGCGTTCGCGCTCGACTGCTGCGACCGCGAGGCAATGGGGCATGTGGCAACCACGAGCGACATCACCGCCGAGGATGTGCAGGACCTGATGGTCGCCACCGTCGAGCACCGCTACGGTCGGGTGAACCGGGTACCCCAGCCAATCGAGTGGCTGACGGATAACGGCAGCTGCTATACCGCCCGCGACACCCGCACCTTTGCCCGCGACATCGGGCTGGTGCCGCGCACCACCCCGGTCAGCAGCCCGCAGTCCAACGGCATGGCCGAGGCGTTCGTCCGCACCCTCAAGCGCGATTACGTCCGCGTGAACCCCAAGCCCGACGCGCAGACCGTCATCGCGCAGCTGCCAGCTTGGCTCGACCACTATAATGAGGTGCATCCACACCGCGCCCTCGGCTACAGGTCACCCCGCGAGTTCATCGCGACAACACGCGAGGCCCTGTCAGCCATTTAGGGGGCAACAACACGAGCCCGGCGACCAGCGCGGTGCCGTTGAGCGCGCCGGCGCTGGTGCCGCTGACGGCGACGATCTCGACGTCCTCGGCCAGCAGGCGTTCCAGCACGCCCCAGCCATAGGCACCGTGCGCCCCGCCACCCTGCAACGCCAGCGCCAGCCTCGGACGACCGTAGCCTGATACCTGGAAACTGCTGTGATCCGTCATCGTCGCCTATCCCGAACACGGTGATCCATCGGATCACGGAAGTCGAACCTCTCCGCGAAAGGCCGTCGGATGCAGCCGCTACGGACCAAACGGTCTGATCCATGTTTGGCTGCAACGCAGCATAAC of the Sphingomonas adhaesiva genome contains:
- a CDS encoding patatin-like phospholipase family protein — encoded protein: MTDHSSFQVSGYGRPRLALALQGGGAHGAYGWGVLERLLAEDVEIVAVSGTSAGALNGTALVAGLVLLPPKWLTGPRVLSR
- a CDS encoding IS110 family transposase; this translates as MTEVAVIGIDIGKMSFHLVALDATGAIQWKKKVSRAQLMRHMDALPRCLVGMEACCGAHHLARELTALDHNVRLMAPQFVKPFLKSNKNDYLDAEAVQRPTMRFVPAKSVEQLDLQALHRVRERLVSRRTAVINQIRAFLLERGIVFHAGRRHMAREMPALFTDERSTLSLRMRMILQQLWDEWRRLETDIGTVTKEIEAIAAADEGCRRLLAIPGVGPLVATALVAAVADGTGFKRGRDLAAWLGLVPRQHSTGGKSTLLGMSKRGNSHLRRLFIHGARSASMHMKREQGLGPWLDQLEMRTHKNVAVVALANKIVRISWAVLARQEQYRPPVPIAA
- a CDS encoding patatin-like phospholipase family protein; amino-acid sequence: MSRGSPLQAFDLHDWAGPLFEPVMRRSLEMGKLFGRYFAPFMPHVRDMSALRRIVASSIDLDALTRPNAVPLHISATRVATGAARLFTGADVTLHAIMASACLPDLFAAVEIDGQDYWDGGFSANPALEPLIFDGHGATDVLIIQITPFANENISSSLAGTIGRMNDISFNACLLRDLKALTGIKEVIGDTASSPRIRALAETGLHLMEASPELCMLGAASKLDTRGSRIEALRILGRERADAWLAEHRNALGRASTLIGLPETVAA
- a CDS encoding plasmid pRiA4b ORF-3 family protein, with translation MSSSDRILRLHIQLGDWKPAIWRRVEVPATESLKALHDLVQAAMPFEDRHLFEFRVEGKRYAIPDPEWDSPGDKTHSAKTARIGQFAERGLRELTYTYDFGDDWRFTIKVEVVEDADPTLEYPRFVDGMGRAPPEDVGGLPGFEMFLEALADPKHESHAELLEWHGGPFDPDDIRRDEILKRVQKLARRRTLGKAGFAKSRNAIQ
- a CDS encoding phytanoyl-CoA dioxygenase family protein: MIDEEQPAAELLKRGFCILRGIAPVETMTALDRDLDAQFATTPYCDGDFYGRATKRLGGLLLRSRQAEALVQHPDVLALAEQVLLPWCDRVALNLTQAIEIHPGALAQYPHRDEDMWGGPKGAVEYLVNVMWPLVPFSPDNGATRLWPGSHRDRSVHGTEIDTVVPALDPGDALLFLGSTLHGGGENRTRQARRGIIVSYCLGWLKPFENQWLVYPPDVARTFDPELAALIGYVQHRPNLGNVEGRCPSELLWPTGGGLPAADALLPAQNEALAVHVAEQMAARAGLLGGWPPLAWL
- a CDS encoding DUF736 domain-containing protein, with the protein product MASIGTFTKNTDGSFIGEIVTLSVQAKNVRIIPEETRSSDNAPTHRIMVGRAEIGAGWTKTSSEGRVDLGLKFDDPSFIAPIYANLFEDADGKAHSLIWSRQSRRNGD